In a genomic window of Aeromicrobium panaciterrae:
- a CDS encoding L,D-transpeptidase, translating into MSKHRAQHRAPRRKGRIAAVVLALGLTAGAGSAAAMGVIPQLQTPEPATASDALAPAAIETASLEKLEIPKPKVTPAAQTVEAAPDAATLPAGSGTGYRIVFDQSDQRVWLVESDGSVERTYLVSGSKFNNLQPGSYQVQSKSRTANAFDGSGTMEYFVRFATGFSEPIGFHSVPKDHSGQLEQTKEQLGTRLSAGCVRQWLPDAIALWDFAPIGTRVVVTA; encoded by the coding sequence ATGTCCAAGCACCGTGCTCAGCATCGTGCGCCCCGCCGCAAGGGGCGTATCGCTGCCGTCGTGCTCGCACTTGGACTGACGGCAGGCGCGGGAAGCGCCGCGGCGATGGGCGTGATCCCACAGCTGCAAACCCCTGAACCGGCCACGGCATCGGATGCGCTCGCACCTGCGGCGATCGAGACAGCGTCACTCGAAAAGCTCGAGATCCCGAAGCCCAAGGTGACCCCAGCGGCCCAGACGGTGGAGGCAGCGCCCGATGCGGCGACGCTGCCGGCTGGATCCGGCACCGGCTATCGGATCGTCTTCGACCAGAGCGATCAGCGCGTCTGGCTCGTCGAGAGTGACGGATCGGTCGAACGTACGTACCTCGTGTCGGGCAGCAAGTTCAACAACCTGCAGCCCGGTTCGTACCAGGTGCAGTCGAAGTCCCGTACGGCCAACGCGTTCGATGGCAGCGGCACGATGGAGTACTTCGTACGCTTCGCCACCGGGTTCAGCGAGCCGATCGGCTTCCACAGTGTGCCGAAGGACCACTCCGGCCAGCTTGAGCAGACCAAAGAGCAGCTCGGCACTCGCTTGTCAGCCGGATGCGTACGTCAGTGGCTGCCCGACGCGATTGCCTTGTGGGACTTCGCCCCCATCGGCACCCGCGTCGTCGTAACAGCCTGA
- a CDS encoding SDR family oxidoreductase yields MTRRALITGPTAGIGNAYARELARRGYDLVLVARNTERLEAIAAQLSTKHRIDVDVITADLATEEGLARTVNALTDTTTPIDLLVNNAGSSLAGWFGTTSIADEDNQLDLLVRAPMHLMDAAIKVMAGRRGGQIINVSSVAAYTPRGVYSAHKAWLLNISEWANVHYADVNISVMALCPGFVRTEFHQRGKMDVSGVPKWMWLKADKVVKTSLKDLEKGKSVSIPSVRYKVLSVLARYLPKGLVTRVAKRGR; encoded by the coding sequence ATGACACGTCGCGCGCTGATCACTGGGCCCACTGCAGGCATCGGCAACGCGTACGCCCGGGAGCTCGCCCGGCGCGGATATGACCTCGTGCTGGTCGCCCGCAACACCGAGCGACTCGAGGCGATCGCGGCGCAACTCAGCACCAAACACCGCATCGATGTCGACGTCATCACGGCAGACCTCGCGACCGAAGAGGGTCTCGCCCGCACCGTCAACGCGCTGACGGACACGACGACTCCGATCGACCTGCTGGTCAACAACGCCGGCTCGTCCCTCGCAGGCTGGTTCGGTACGACGTCCATCGCTGACGAGGACAATCAGCTCGACCTACTCGTACGCGCTCCGATGCACCTCATGGACGCAGCGATCAAGGTCATGGCGGGTCGCCGCGGCGGGCAGATCATCAATGTCTCGAGTGTCGCCGCCTACACACCGCGGGGCGTCTACTCAGCCCACAAAGCGTGGCTGCTCAACATCTCCGAATGGGCCAACGTGCACTACGCCGACGTCAACATCTCGGTGATGGCGTTGTGTCCGGGCTTCGTACGTACGGAGTTCCACCAGCGCGGCAAGATGGATGTCTCGGGCGTACCCAAGTGGATGTGGCTCAAGGCCGACAAGGTCGTCAAGACCTCACTCAAGGACCTCGAAAAGGGCAAGTCGGTGTCGATCCCGTCGGTCCGCTACAAGGTGCTCAGCGTGCTGGCGCGCTACCTGCCGAAGGGTCTCGTGACCCGCGTCGCCAAGCGCGGCCGCTGA
- a CDS encoding ParA family protein yields the protein MAGVTTTIAVANQKGGVAKTTTVASLGTALGELKQRVLLVDLDPQGSLTFSLGIDPEDLDVTVADVLLGTSLAEDAIVITDDGLHLLPSNLSLGSAEEQLVGRTGREQRLRVALDKVAADYDWILLDCPPALGVLTVGALSAADSVLIPIQAETLAHRGVGQLLDTIHDVRQFINSKLTVMGVLPTMYDGRTTHAQNVVRAIGETYELPVITPPIPRTIRFAEAPAYGRSILDTATTHKGADAYRQVAAAMLAAQG from the coding sequence ATGGCGGGCGTGACGACAACGATTGCGGTGGCGAACCAGAAGGGCGGGGTCGCCAAGACGACGACTGTGGCGTCCTTGGGGACCGCACTTGGTGAGCTCAAGCAGCGAGTCCTGCTGGTCGACCTCGACCCCCAGGGAAGTCTCACGTTCTCGCTCGGCATCGATCCCGAGGACCTCGACGTCACCGTCGCAGACGTCCTGCTGGGCACCTCGCTGGCCGAGGACGCGATCGTCATCACCGACGATGGTCTCCACTTGCTGCCGTCGAACCTCTCGCTCGGCAGTGCTGAGGAGCAGCTCGTCGGACGTACAGGTCGTGAGCAGCGGCTCCGGGTGGCTCTGGACAAGGTCGCCGCCGACTACGACTGGATCCTGCTCGACTGCCCGCCAGCGCTGGGCGTTCTCACGGTCGGTGCTCTGTCGGCCGCAGACTCAGTGCTCATCCCGATTCAGGCCGAAACCCTTGCGCACCGCGGCGTCGGCCAACTGCTCGACACCATCCACGACGTCCGCCAGTTCATCAATTCCAAGCTGACCGTGATGGGTGTGCTGCCGACGATGTATGACGGTCGTACGACGCACGCACAGAACGTCGTACGAGCCATCGGCGAGACGTACGAATTGCCGGTCATCACCCCGCCGATCCCGCGGACGATTCGGTTTGCCGAGGCGCCTGCGTACGGTCGGTCGATCCTGGATACGGCGACCACGCACAAAGGCGCGGACGCCTACCGCCAGGTCGCTGCGGCGATGCTCGCCGCACAAGGCTGA